The genomic interval TGGTGAACTTGGTGTTGTCACCAGGCATTACCATTTCTACACCTTCTGGCAGTTGGATTACGCCAGTAACGTCGGTGGTACGGAAGTAGAACTGTGGACGATAGCCATTGAAGAATGGGGTATGACGGCCACCTTCTTCTTTGGACAGTACATATACTTCTGCTTCGAAATGGGTGTGGGGGTTAATGGTACCAGGTTTTGCCAGTACTTGACCACGCTCAATTTCTT from Peptococcaceae bacterium 1198_IL3148 carries:
- a CDS encoding EF-Tu/IF-2/RF-3 family GTPase — its product is RVERGQVKVQDEVEIVGLQEKARKTVVTGVEMFRKLLDFAEAGDNIGALLRGVDRKEIERGQVLAKPGTINPHTHFEAEVYVLSKEEGGRHTPFFNGYRPQFYFRTTDVTGVIQLPEGVEMVMPGDNTKFT